TCGCTGGTGGAGGCGTAGGCGTTGCTGACACAGGAGTCGGAGTCGGAGTTGGAGTCGGGGTAGGCGTTGGCTCAGGAGTGCCTCCTCCACTATAAGTCCAAGTTATATTAAAAGTAATAATCTGATCAGCCGTCAAAGTAAGAGGTCCACTATTTACAGCCGATGTGTACCCTGCTGGTCCTCCCGTTACTACTATCGTATAGTCGCCCAGGGGTTTTGATAGATAAGAATCTCCGGGCATATTAGTACCCGCTAAATTCTCTGGGCCTGATATCTGCCATGAAGCAATAGCAGAAGAAGTATCAAGATATTTCGAAGTAACATTTATTCTACCAGTAGCTGGTTGGATGACCGGTGGTACAGGCTCATGATTGGCAGTGCAAGTACCGCTATCAACGCCCATGCCCTGTCCTTCGCATATCCAGCTTGAAGACTCGCCCGCGGCTGGAAAAGCTGGAGTAGCTGAGGTCACGCCACTTTGACAATAATAAGGTATGCCCGAAGTGCTTATCATTATATAGTCGGTGGCATCATAGGCATAAGTTGCGTTGGCACCTCCACAAACTCCATCCTCGGATGTGCCTCCGCCATCGCCAGCTGGGGTCCAGAAACAACCAGAAGTCGCATCGCAAGAAGTCTCGGATAAGCTGCTACACGATACGTCTTCGTTCCAACCGCTACAACTACCAGAAGTGGTAAGAGCGAGCGATGTATCGAAAGAAAGGGTATAGAATAGGAGAGCTGCGACCAATAATGTAGAACCAAAAAGTATTTTTTTCATATTACCTGTAAATAGTTACCTTATCCGCATGGAAATTAGACACCGAGAAAACATTTTCTTTGGTAGAGATAGTTATAGCATCTCCCTCTCTGATTATATTATTAGCTAATTCTCCGGATACCTTGATTACTTTGCCGCTGTCGTCTCTTATGATCGTTGGGTGCGCGGTAGCCCAGTTGCCGTTCTCGTCTTTCATTAACACCTGGACAACAGATTTATTATCTATATAAAAAAGCTTTTCCGTATCGATAAGACTTGATCGGCCGAACTTAGAATAAGGCAAGGCCGTTTTTAGGGTATACGTACCTCCATTATCCTTGGCCGTAGCCACTAGAACTGTGCCGCCGATAGAAAACTGTTTTGTGTTATCGGGGGGCATGACTAGAGATCCTTTATAGAAAAAACTGGCGCTAGCTAGAACGACCAAAATTAAAACAAAAACGACGACAATATATATCGTTCTTTTGTCTCTTATTAAGAGTTTCAAATCCATATATAAATTATAGCACCAAAGATAAGTAAACGCTTAATACTTATCAACAAAAAAGCCCGGACGAAGCGCAGGCTACGTGCCTACACCTCATCCGGGCTCACTCGCAAACCGTCAGCGCCTTGCAGGCGCATTATCGGGAAACGTGTTCCCTGCCTCCGTGCGCAAAGCCTGCAGGATATACGTTTTCTCGGCTGGCGAGAAATCTATTACTATGCCGCCGAGATTCCCGCCCATAAGACCGATAAACGCATGATGCTCAAATCTCAATACGTGCCCTTGCTCATGCGCCACATCAAATAGAGAGACTGCCCCGCCTAAATCACGGTACTGCACTTTACCACTCTGAGCGACGTTCTGAACGTCCACCATTGTGGTACATCCGACATAGGGACAAGTAGCCGAATCGATCGAGAACTTCACCGGCACGGATGCCGGATTGGATGCTCCAATCGAGAAGAAGACTGCACCGCCCGTCGCCGTCTGAGCGATGGAAAGTGCCTGTTTGTGGATGGCCACAACCGTGGGATTATCGGCCATGTTCTGAGACAACTCTCCGATCACCGCTGGATATTTCAGCCGTTTCAACGGGTGTAGCCCCGTGTTATTCGGAGCTGATTGATCTCCGTACAGCATCTGCTTGACTTGTGTCTCGCAGTTGCCGTCGTAACACTGAAACATCGAGAACGTACTCGTTGTCCCAGTGTAGGCATCTCCGCGAGGCAGAAAGCCCGTTGCAATAGCCAGCACGGTAAAATAACTCTTCGTATTTGCTGGCACGATAACTTTCACCACGCCCTGGCCATCAGTAACGTAATTTTTCTCAAGCACCGTCACCGTCGCACCCGTGACGGGTTGTCCAGTTAGCCGACTGACGAACGTCAGCTCTATTACTACTGGCGCAACTACCGTGATGCTCACGCTGGCAGTAGCCGATCCATTCGGACCGGTACATTCCAGAGAATACACGGTATTGGCCGTAAGTGTCGGAGTGTTGTTAGCACCGACAAGGCCGGCCCAACCGATAACTGGCACGCCGTCACGCTTGACGACGCAGTTCTCAACATTAGTAGCCGTCCAGTCAATCAGGGGCGCATCCCCAGAATCAACTGAGCAAATGTTGGCCTGCTTATTGCAGGTAATTGTCGCCGTAGACGTAGGCGTAGTGGGTTGAACCGGGTTACCCGGACAGCCCAACGAGAAAGTGATGGTCAGAATGGCCATCACGACCGTCACCGTCGAACGAATCTTCGTGGTCATGGTAGCCTCCTTCGATCTGTTTTGGGGATTTTCTGGCCCCAGTTTTTAAAGACCTATCAGTACCTTAATTATACCACTCTACCCCCAAAAAGTCAAACCCAAGATTCTGGGCTTGTCAAGGGCACTATATGCTGTTACTATGGGCCCAGTTCCAATCCAGGAGACACTATGTTCGGACTTAGCAGGAGCAGAGAATTCCCTATCAAAATCAGTTCCGATCAACTCAAATACGCCCGAGAACAGCTTATGATGATTCTTGCCGGCAAAAGGACATCGCTTGGGATAAGTCGCGGCCACGAGGCCAATTGGCAGCAATATCTCTTCCGCCAACTAGATTCTCAGAAATTCTACGTCTCAATGATGTACCGAATAGCTCATGATCATTCTTCGCTCGAACGCGTCGACAAGCCTGAACGGAATATTAATGAGGCCCAGGCGATGATAACAGCTATCGGACTAATATATGCCGCGATGTACAAAGCTCTTGGCAATCGCCTGCCAAAGCTTACTCAAGACATGTTTGATGAGTATCTTCAAGATATGGCTAACTTCGGAGAAAGGGCCTTCTACGAATTCTCAAGTAAGCTCAAGTCCCTGAGTGGCGATGGCGATATTGGCCTCGTATGTCTTCGGAATATCAATGCCTCCGGCCAAGAATCTGCCGGGACGTTCCTGGCCAAGGTTTACATTGATCTTCTTCTTCAGCAGATTGAAGGAGAACTAGCTCGGAAATAAATACAATCCCCGCCTCCGGCGGGGAATTATTTTAATACGCTAAGTTAATAATTCTCAATAGAAGATTCTGATATCAGACGCCCAGTCTCATTATTTTATCTTTTGGTAAATAAAGTCGCGAAGTTCAGATATGGCTATGCGCTGTTGAGTGGCCGTATCTCGATCGCGGACAGTCACGGTATTATTTTCAAGCGTGTCGAAGTCTATGGTCACGCAAAATGGCGTGCCTATCTCGTCCTGAGAATAATAGCGTTTACCGATATTGCCACGATCATCCCAAGCAATAGAAAATTCTTGTTTTAAATCGTCGTAGACCCTCCTAGCCTTCTCGACCAACTGCGGCTTATTGGCTAGCAATGGGAATATGGCAGCCTTGTATGGCGACAATTTTGGATTTAGCTTTAAGATCACCCTGTCGCCCTCTTCCGCATAAGCATCCAACAATAAGAATAAAAATGTACGATCGACGCCACCAGACGTCTCCACGATATTAGGCGTAAACTTTTCTTTTGTCTCTTGATCAGTGTAGCCTAGATCTTCGCCGGAGTATTCAGAATGTCGAGATAGGTCCCAATCGCCACGCCAGTGGATCCCCTCCATCTCCTTGCCTATCGGCGACGCTTCATAATTTATATCAAAAGCTTTTCTGGCATAGTGAGCCAGCTTTTCATGCTGATAGAATCCTAAATTCTCAGGATGAGTGAATATGCTCTTGTACCAATTCATTCTCTCCTGCTTCCAAAATTCAAACCACTTCTCCATTTCTGAAGGATGACAGAACCACTGCAGATCCCATTGCTCGAATTCTCTCTGCCTGAACAAAAAATTGCCAGGCGTAACTTCGTTCCTGAAAGCTTTACCAATTTGGCAGATACCAAATGGCACCTTGAGTCGTGTCGAGCTCAAAACGTTTTTATAATCTAGATAGATAGTCTGACAAGCTTCGCCTCGAAGATAGGCTTCGATTTTCTCACCTTCAATGATGCCAAGTTTAGTTGGCACCAAAATATTAAATATCTTTGGCTCGGTCAGCTCTCCGTCGCAATCGGGACACTTGGCGCCCTCTATATCATCAGCCTTGAAACGATGGTGACACTTCTTACATTCAACTAGTGGATCAACGAAGCTCTTCAGGTGACCGCTAGCCTCCCAGACTTTGGGATTAGTTATTATCGCGCCGTCGATACCGACGATATTCTCGTGATCCTTGGTCATCCATTTCCACCACAAAGCCTTTAGGTTGTTTTTTAATTCCACGCCCAACGGACCATAATCATAAAAACCCTGCAGGCCGCCGTATATATCGGATCCGGGGAAAACAAAACCTCGACGCTTAGCTAACGATACAATCTTCTCCATCAAGTTATTTTTTTCTTTCTCCATATTTTGTCTATTGAACCACGCCTTCGCCGCGGCCGTCAACCATACTGTTGGTATCTACGTCTTTGGCGTTTATGACTATGGCTTGCTTAGTAAAGCTATCCTTCCCAGAAAAAACTATGTCTTTAAGTATGTCCATGACCGAGCCTTTCTGAGCGGCCGACGGCTTGATAGTCACCTGAAATACGGCTTCGTATTTAGGAGTCAGATTCCCACCTACTCCCGATGGTATATTTTTTATATCCCAGACTATCTCTGAAGAATTTTTATTATAAGTCGGCTCCGGCTGACCGGAAGTTACACTGCTACTACCCTTCCAAGAAACGCCAAGCGGCAAAGTTCCGACAATTTTAGCTTCGGCCACATCGTTACCAGGGTTACCCAACTGCCAATGGATAGTATAGGTAGTAGTCTCGCCTACCTTGGGGGGCATGGGCCCAGAAGAACCAAACGCCGGGTCATTGTAGTATGCCAACTGAGCAAAAGCAGGTTGAGTGCTAACTTTAGTGATTAGAGTTCCGGCCGAAAAGATTTCTTCAACATCAATGCCTGGAGGGATATTAGGAGTGCTCAATCTGGCCGAAACTTTCACTAACGTGTTTTTTGTTCCAGTGCCACCATAGCTGAACTGCGGTTTGATCTTTACGGAGAAATCGACAGTCCCAGTTTTCCTAGACGACAAATTGGCAAAATTTGAAACAGTGCTCGAGTTCCAAGTAATAGTATTACTAGATGAGTCAAAATAACCTCCACCAGGATTTACACTATTTAAATCGAACATGTCGCCTTCTAGCTTGGCAGTTAAGGTCAAACCGACAAGATTAAAATTCGAATTATTTGAATATTTAAGAGTGTAGCGCAGTCTGTCATCCGGATTAGTAACGTAATCCTTGCTATCGTTAGCCAGAATATCCACGGCCAACAAAGGACTAGAGATTACTGTCGTATTAGAAGCTTCTTCGTAATTTATATGCTGGTCGCCAAGTTTACGCATTAAATGCACGGCCACCGCCTTACTCTCACCTTCGCTGCCACTTAGAACTCCCTGGATACTTATTCTTGACCCTGGACCCTTTCTCAGGTTGGCCACAGTCCAAGAGTTATTATCGCCTGGGTCGCTAGCCGGGCTAGAGCTTTGAAAGACAAATCCATCCGGATAATCAAACACAAACTTTAAGCCCGAGATATCTCCGGCAGACTCATTCCTATAATCAAGAATGTAATTAACAACTTGGCCTGTAGTAGAATTTGGCGGAGCACTCAGAGTTAGCGACACCGGCACGCTGATAATGGTAGTCCCCAACGTTGCAGTTTTCTCAAATTGAGAATTAAGATCACTAGCCTTGTAAGACATAACCATTTTTGCAGTCTTTACGTCTCCTCGATTGCCAACCAAGAATGTTTTAAACTCCTTCTCACCAGACTGTCCTTTGGCCAACACGTCTAGGTTAAACTTCTCAGTTAAGTCTTCGACGAGGATGCCGTCCTTAAGAATAATTGATTTGCCTGGATAATTGAAAGAGAATTTTAAGTCGACAAGGTCGGTGTTGGTCGAATTCGTATATTT
The window above is part of the Candidatus Yanofskybacteria bacterium genome. Proteins encoded here:
- a CDS encoding glycine--tRNA ligase; this encodes MEKIVSLAKRRGFVFPGSDIYGGLQGFYDYGPLGVELKNNLKALWWKWMTKDHENIVGIDGAIITNPKVWEASGHLKSFVDPLVECKKCHHRFKADDIEGAKCPDCDGELTEPKIFNILVPTKLGIIEGEKIEAYLRGEACQTIYLDYKNVLSSTRLKVPFGICQIGKAFRNEVTPGNFLFRQREFEQWDLQWFCHPSEMEKWFEFWKQERMNWYKSIFTHPENLGFYQHEKLAHYARKAFDINYEASPIGKEMEGIHWRGDWDLSRHSEYSGEDLGYTDQETKEKFTPNIVETSGGVDRTFLFLLLDAYAEEGDRVILKLNPKLSPYKAAIFPLLANKPQLVEKARRVYDDLKQEFSIAWDDRGNIGKRYYSQDEIGTPFCVTIDFDTLENNTVTVRDRDTATQQRIAISELRDFIYQKIK